The DNA sequence gatcccgggcgccggcgagaaacaatgggcagagtttctttcaccctatgcccctgttacctagcagtaaaataggtacctgggtgttaaccagctgtcacgggctgcttcctgggagtggaggcctggtcaaggactgggccgcggggacactaaagccacgaaatcatctcaagataacctcaagaagatcctatTCTGGCTGACTCATGTTCTGTTTAAGATACAGTATAACTAACCTAAACACCTTTACTGTGTTACATTTACATCGTACCATCTTTATAAACTATTATTCGTCTAGTCGGCTCTCCTGCCTTCTTCCTgcgaatataagaaatattattgaaaatttttaaattttaaaaagaAAATTGAATAGATTCCCGATTATAGACGGGTTGTGTTAGCTATGTGGGCGTGCGGCCCGCTGCCAGCAACAACATTGCTGATCAGGCATCCGCAAGAACGGGCGAAAAGCTGCCATACCATGGCGAGGTATGGCAGCGTGTCCTTCATTATGTATAGTTCAtggctttttttttttctccatggTATGGCAGCTTTTCCCCTTCACTGGCCTCTTGCCATCAGCTTGTTGAACCACCATTGGGCTCATTAATCCCCCTGGTGGTGAAccgggtcacacacacacctgaccccagTAATCCTCCAGGCGGTGAACTGTGTCCTGGATTACGTGGCCGGCTGCTGTGTCCTGGATTACGTGGCCGGCTGCTGTGTCCAGGATTACGTGGCCGGCTGCTGTGTCCTGGATTACGTGGCCGGCTGCTGTGTCCAGGATTACGTGGCCGGCTGCTGTGTTCTGGATTACATGGCCGGCTGCTATGTCCTGGATTACGTGGCCGGCTGCAGTGTCCAGGATTACGTGGCCGGCTGCAGTGTCCTGGATTACGTGGCCGGCTGCTGGGTCCTGGATTACATGGCCGGCTGCTATGTCCTGGATTACATGGCCGGCTGCTGTGTCCTGGATTACGTGGCCGGCTGCTGTGTCCTGGATTACGTGGCCGGCTGCTGGGTCCTGGATTACATGGCCGGCTGCTATGTCTTGGATTACGTGGCCGGCTGCTGTGTCCTGGATTACATGGCCGGCTGCAGTGTCCTGGATTACGTGGCCGGCTGCTGTGTCCTGGATTACGTGGCCGGCTGCTGTGTCCTGGATTACGTGGCCGGCTGCAGTGTCCTGGATTACGTGGCCGGCTGCTGTGTCCTGGATTACGTGGCCGGCTGCTGTGTCCAGGATTACGTGGCCGGCTGCAGTGTCCTGGATTACGTGGCCGGCTGCAGTGTCCAGGATTACGTGGCCGGCTGCAGTGTCCTGGATTACGTGGCCGGCTGCTGTGTCCTGGATTACGTGGCCGGCTGCTGTGTCCAGGATTACGTGGCCGGCTGCAGTGTCCTGGATTACGTGGCCGGCTGCAGTGTCCAGGATTACGTGGCCGGCTGCAGTGTCCTGGATTACGTGGCCGGCTGCTGTGTCCTGGATTACGTGGCCGGCTGCAGTGCCCTGGATTACGTGGCCGGCTGCAGTGTCCAGGATTACGTGGCCGGCTGCAGTGTCCTGGATTACGTGGCCGGCTGCAGTGTCCTGGATTACGTGGCCGGCTGCAGTGTCCTGGATTACGTGGCCGGCTGCTGTGTCCTGGATTACGTGGCCGGCTGCAGTGTCCAGGATTACGTGGCCGGCTGCAGTGTCCTGGATTACGTTGCCGGCTGCAGTGTCCAGGATTACGTTGCCGGCTGCTGTGTCCAGGATTACGTGGCCGGCTGCTGTGTCCAGGATTACGTGGCCGGCTGCTGTGTCCTGGATTACGTGGCCGGCTGCAGTGTCCTGGATTACGTTGCCGGCTGCTGTGTCCTGGATTACGTGGCCGGCTGCAGTGTCCAGGATTACGTGGCCGGCTGCTATGTCCTGGATTACGTTGCCGGCTGCTATGTCCTGGATTACGTGGCCAGCTGCTGTGTCCTGGATTACGCGGCCGGCTGCTGTGTCCTGGATTACGTGGCCGGCTGCAGTGTCCAGGATTACGTGGCCGGCTGCTGTGTCCTGGATGAGAATGGATGCCACCCAAGCCCTTGGCACTCTGTTGTCAGCGGTCAGGCACACTTGACCTCATCGAATTACTTTATTGTTCCCCCTGCACACCGTTCAAAATGCGACGCATTAGTCAACATTACAGCGTCGTAAATTTCACGTTTGATATGTATCGACCTCGGTAGgtaaggtgggttgcttgggttcgtacgttttatTTTTGTTTACGGAGTGGTAAATGGTGAGAAGGAGGTGATGAGTGAGGTGGATGAGTGGTGATGAGTCCATGGGGCCCCACCGAGGGTTCAACAGTCTCTACACATGAGGGACAGGAAGACTGGGCGgcctctcacggtgttcaagaaAGGTGTTGTTAAACACCACCAGAGGATAGCtggccaaccaggctgtgattcatatgtctgactgcgagcagctgcgtcgaacagcctggttgatcagaccaccacCAGCCGGAAGGTCGTTGACCATgcagcggggacgttgatcccagGAAGCAACAACAGGTAGTCAATACGTGGCCGTTTGGCGACATACCTATAAACAGAAATGTCTGTTTATCTCTGCTTATTAGAGGTTGGAAACCAGACGCTTAGGGCTAGCTTCACTAAATTTCTCAGAGCATTTGCTATTTTGGTACGTGCAATGGCAACTTATCCTGTGGGTGAGGTAGGATTGGTGTCAGAGAAAAGAGTGCCAAGTGACACTGTAGGAACGTCACCCCCACGACGATCTTGCAATACACTGTGACTGAACTCTGAACTTATTATGATCCTCAGGGTTAATATTTGTAACTAAGTCATGGCAAAACTTATAATAAAGATTGTAACCATAATGGTGTTTGTTTATATACATAATTCTCCCCAGGTGTGTAGCTGCTTTTATTCATATTATTCTTTCGTGTAGTGTaataggggatgcttgtcagtgatgctggtctgtagttaagtccCTCTCTCATCTTCTAttcagagcataggttcgaatcctgctcACGGCTCCTGATTTTCTCACCTTTCTTGTAAACTGGTAccgcatttgccttcttccagcagttTGTAATGGAATCCTTAAAGCTCAGGGCTAGAGGTACGATGAGGCGTGTGTTGCTTCTCTTAGCATCCATGGTGATACATTGTCTGGTTCAATAGGTTTAGTGTCATCTAGCGATACAACCTATTTCCTTACTTCCTCTGCTCTTACCTCAATATtgggttctctctctcttctgggtTAACCTCCTCTTCAAGCACTGGGAACGGGTCTGGCCTAGTCGCGAAAACTCATTGGAAACTTTTTAATGCCTTACAAATTTTATTATCATTTCCAATAAGTTCACCTCCTCTTTTTCGAAATCTAGTCACTTGGTCattcattgtcatttgtcttcttATGTGAGTATGTGGTTGGTTTGCCTGAGGTTTCTTTGCTGTAGAAGTAATGTCATTTTGGTAGTTTATTGCTGATACTCTTCTAGTTATGTATTCATTTGTTGTTGCGTTGCAGCTTTCTGGTTTTCTTCTGTCCTTCGACTTCAGCATATTTCTTCTCCCTCCTGCTCTTCATTTGAGCATCTCGGCACTGTGTGTTGAACTGTGCATTATTAGTTTCTTTTGTACTTTTTTTCCCCTTTGCTGTTGGTATGAATCTCGCTTCTGCATCTTTGCATCTCAGTTTGTCTTGATGCATCATTTCCTCAGTGCCTTCTTGAACCATCATTTCCTCAGTTCCTTCTTGTTCCATCATTTCCTCAGTGCCTCCTTGAACCATCATTTCCTCAGTTCCTTCTTGTTCCATCATTTCCTCAGTGCCTTCTTGAACCATCATTTCCTCAGTTCCTTCTTGTTCCATCATTTCCTCAGTGCCTTCTTGAACCATCATTTCCTCAGTTCCTTCTTCTTCCATCATTTCCTCAGTGCCTTCTTGAACTATCATTTCCTCAGTTCCTTCTTGTTCCATCATTTCCTCAGTGCCTTCTTGAACCATCATTTCCTCAGTTCCTTCTTGTTCCATCATTTCCTCAGTGTCTTCTTGAACCATCATTTCCTCAGTTCCTTCTTGTTCCATCATTTCCTCAGTGCCTTCTTGAACCATCATTTCCTCAGTTCCTTCTTGTTCCATCATTTCCTCAGTGCCTTCTTGAACCATCATTTCCTCAGTTCCTTCTTGTTCCATCATTTCCTCAGTGCCTTCTTGATCCATCATCAAGAACTTAGAAGAACGTCTACgttcctcctcccaaggcacatttTCAAGATACTCTTTTACTCCGTCATGTAATTAATTCTCTTTCCTGTAGTTTGTACTTCTTCCCCCTGACCCATTGTCTTATAGTCATAGTTTTAAGTTCAGTCCTGTAACGAAAGATCAATATATAATGATGACTGGCTCGAGGTGGTGTTTCTTGAGCCAAGTTCTCCATGTTCTGGGGTGATGATCAGGGTCAATAGTCTTGATGAATCTCTTCCTCTTGTCATCGACGACAAGCTATGTTAGGAAGTTTCTTTCCATAACTAATTTTCctccccacgtttcttccccACCACGGGGATTCTGCGATCCCCCATTGATGTCTGTGATCTAGATCCCCCCATGGCTCATGGGTGAATTCTGTTTGCGGCTGATGCTGCTCTCTgcgtgctgctgatgctgctctctGCGTGCGGCTGATGCTGCTCTCTGCGTGCTGCTGATGCTGTTCTCTgcgtgctgctgatgctgctctctGCGTGCTGCTGCTCTCTgcgtgctgctgatgctgctctctGCGTGCTGCTGCTCTCTGCGTGCTGCTGATGCTACTCTCTGCGTGCTGCTGCTCTCTGCGTGCTGCTGATGCTACTCTCTGCGTGCGGCTGATGATGCTCTCTgcgtgctgctgatgctgctctctgcgtgctgctgatgctgctctctgcgtgctgctgatgctgctctctgggtgctgctgatgctgctctctgcgtgctgctgatgctgctctctGGGTGCTGCTGATGCTACTCTCTGCGTGCGGCTGATGATGCTCTCTgcgtgctgctgatgctgctctctgcgtgctgctggtgctgctctctgCGTGCTGCTGATGCTACTCTCTGCGTGCGGCTGATGCTGCTCTCTgcgtgctgctgatgctgctctctGCGTGCGGCTGATGCTGCTCTCTgcgtgctgctgatgctgctctctGCGTGCGGCTGATGCTGCTCTCTGCGTGCTGCTGATGCTACTCTCTGCGTGCGGCTGATGCTGCTCTCTgcgtgctgctgatgctgctctctGCGTGCGGCTGATGCTGCTCTCTGGGTGCTGCTGATGCTACTCTCTGCGTGCGGCTGATGATGCTCTCTgcgtgctgctgatgctgctctctgcgtgctgctggtgctgctctctgcgtgctgctgatgctgctctctGCGTGCGGCTGATGCTGCTCTCTgcgtgctgctgatgctgctctctGCGTGCGGCTGATGCTGCTCTCTgcgtgctgctgatgctgctctctgcgtgctgctgatgctgctctctgggtgctgctgatgctgctctctgggtgctgctgatgctgctctctGCGTGCTGCTGATGCTACTCTCTgcgtgctgctgatgctgctctctgcgtgctgctgatgctgctctctgcgtgctgctgatgctgctctctgggtgctgctgatgctgctctctGCGTGCGGCTGATGCTGCTCTCTgggtgctgctgatgctgctctctgggtgctgctgatgctgctctctgggtgctgctgatgctgctcacTGCGTGCTGCTGATGCTACTCTCTgcgtgctgctgatgctgctctctgcgtgctgctgatgctgctctctGCGTGCTGCTGATGCTACTCTCTGCGTGCGGCTGATGCTGCTCTCTgcgtgctgctgatgctgctctctgggtgctgctgatgctgctctctgcgtgctgctgatgctgctctctgggtgctgctgatgctgctctctGCGTGCTGCTGATGCTACTCTCTGCGTGCGGCTGATGCTGCTCTCTgcgtgctgctgatgctgctctctgcgtgctgctgatgctgctctctgcgtgctgctgatgctgctctctacgtgctgctgatgctgctctctgcgtgctgctgatgctgctctctgcgtgctgctggtgctgctctctgCGTGCTGCTGGTGCGGTTCTCtgcgtgctgctggtgctgctctctgcgtgctgctgatgctgctctctgcgtgctgctgatgctgctctctgcgtgctgctgatgctgctctctGCGTGCTTTGTTGTGTTTGGGTCTTTAGTTTTGTTAAATTACCAAGACCACTATCTTTTTGCCATCTGATATCAGCATCTCAATGATGAAACCTGTGTATCAATTTCTTTTGACCATCTAGTTCCTCAAACTTTCATTTTCGTTTTACCAGGAGTGCGCTTAACCTCTCTGTGCCTTTGTTTCCTTCTTTCCCAATTATTTGTTATTCCCTTGGAAATATTCCGtttgagatcatgtcatttattttagtttccactattacaATTACATCAAATTCCTTCCTCTCATTTCCTCTGCGAGAGTGTTTGTGTACCTTACTTTATGACTCTTCTTGGACGCTTTCCTGACTTTTCAGAGCACGTTTGCTTGTTTCTATGGGTGTAGGTTGTGACTTATGAGTGCTTGTGAGTGTTATGAGTGCTTGTGACTGTTACGAGTGGTTGTGACTGTTACGAGTGGTTGTGACTGTTACGAGTGGTTGTGACTGTTATGAGTGGTTGTGACTGTTATGAGTGGTTGTGACTGTTACGAGTGGTTGTGACGGTTATGAGTGGTTGTGACTTATGAGTGCTTGTGAGT is a window from the Procambarus clarkii isolate CNS0578487 chromosome 48, FALCON_Pclarkii_2.0, whole genome shotgun sequence genome containing:
- the LOC138350989 gene encoding uncharacterized protein, whose translation is MDQEGTEEMMEQEGTEEMMVQEGTEEMMEQEGTEEMMVQEGTEEMMEQEGTEEMMVQEDTEEMMEQEGTEEMMVQEGTEEMMEQEGTEEMIVQEGTEEMMEEEGTEEMMVQEGTEEMMEQEGTEEMMVQEGTEEMMEQEGTEEMMVQGGTEEMMEQEGTEEMMVQEGTEEMMHQDKLRCKDAEARFIPTAKGKKSTKETNNAQFNTQCRDAQMKSRREKKYAEVEGQKKTRKLQRNNK